The following are encoded in a window of Physeter macrocephalus isolate SW-GA chromosome 9, ASM283717v5, whole genome shotgun sequence genomic DNA:
- the HEMGN gene encoding hemogen, with protein sequence MTEDQKFILWRHGLRAALDSGTPGPGFLWKSDQTAGRYCSKMDLGKDQPHWMLHQTPDPHQEETHVPEVIGTWSLRNREQLRKRKAEAQEKQTSQWQFGEKKHKRQRTGKRSERGRKRQQNTETKVEPLSQLEKEMMEKAPAPTEKETEPPRSVNEALLPVASTQRVVPKKHFSEIGQESIIHQENSSEYQETAVQNHPSEIRQDMAESEDLSPKMCQEIAVFQDRPSKMRHDVAQPEDLSLKMCQETAAAKALSSKTSEDIADLEGCPLEAYPKPDVPKGYTLETYQKRAEPEEHHSELGQGIAETENFVPKTQEIAVPKELSIKTYQETVEPDHFSHKTYKEISVSKAPSHKTIQETPAPEKYSPEIYQETPGSEEYSPEIYQETAGPEDLSTKTYKDKDVPEECFLELYQETAGPQDQDPKAHQEDAKDVYVLP encoded by the exons ggtTCTTGTGGAAGTCAGACCAAACAGCAGGAAGGTATTGCAGCAAGATGGATTTGGGAAAGGACCAGCCTCACTGGATGCTTCATCAGACACCTGATCCTCATCAAGAAGAGACCCATGTTCCAG AAGTCATTGGAACTTGGAGTTTAAGAAACAGAGAgcaactcagaaaaagaaaagctgaagcACAGGAAAAGCAAACTTCACAATGGCAATTTGG AGAGAAAAAACACAAGCGGcagagaacaggaaaaagaagtgaaagaggcagaaagagacaACAAAATACAGAAACGAAGGTGGAGCCTCTGTCAcaattagaaaaggaaatgatGGAGAAAGCACCAGCAcctacagagaaagaaactgaaccGCCCAGGAGTGTGAACGAAGCTCTCCTTCCGGTAGCCTCCACGCAAAGAGTTGTGCCcaagaaacatttttctgaaatagGTCAAGAAAGCATTATCCATCAGGAAAACTCTTCTGAATACCAAGAAACAGCAGTACAAAACCACCCTTCTGAAATACGCCAAGATATGGCTGAATCTGAAGACCTCTCTCCTAAAATGTGCCAAGAAATAGCTGTATTTCAAGACCGTCCTTCCAAAATGCGCCATGATGTGGCTCAACCTGAAGACCTCTCTCTTAAAATGTGCCAAGAAACCGCTGCAGCCAAAGCCCTTTCTTCTAAAACATCTGAAGATATAGCTGACCTGGAAGGATGCCCACTTGAAGCATACCCCAAACCAGATGTGCCTAAAGGCTACACTCTTGAGACATACCAAAAAAGAGCTGAACCTGAGGAACACCATTCTGAACTAGGTCAAGGAATAGCTGAGACTGAAAATTTTGTTCCTAAAACACAAGAAATAGCTGTGCCTAAAGAGCTTTCTATAAAAACATACCAAGAGACAGTTGAACCTGACCACTTTTCtcataaaacatataaagaaatttcTGTGTCTAAAGCCCCCTCTCATAAAACAATCCAAGAAACACCTGCTCCTGAAAAATATTCACCTGAAATATACCAAGAAACACCTGGGTCTGAAGAATATTCACCTGAAATATACCAAGAAACAGCTGGGCCTGAAGACCTCTCTACTAAGACATATAAAGATAAGGATGTGCCTGAAGAATGCTTTCTAGAACTGTACCAAGAAACAGCTGGGCCCCAAGACCAGGATCCTAAAGCACACCAGGAAGATGCTAAGGATGTTTATGTTCTTCCTTGA